AAAACAGGATGAATTGTCATCTTTAAACAAGAAACCTATGTTGCATTATAGTATTCACACATGAAAGATCATTCCCATGCATTTCAGTTTAATGAAtcatttttgttgaaaaatagGAATTCAATTAGCAAGGAAAATTTTCATGAAATTGGAAGTACCCTATAACGTTAAGAAAAGCTTAGAAACATACCAGTCATGATAAATCCCAATCAAACCTCTCTCATAGACAACACCCAAAGTGTTATCAGCAATTGTGGGCACAACATTCATCACCCAAGACTTCTGTGAATCAAGTGCAGCTGCAAATCCTCCTAGACCTGCATTCATGTCCATCACATTCCGATATCTAGTAGTGCCAATCAATTGATTCATTCTTTTGTAAGCATTAACATGCTTTTTCCATAATTTGTTGTCTTCTTGATAAGATTTAGCTGTAACCCCCGGTACATTCCCCTGGGCTATTCGAGGAGGGACAGCAAAAAGCCTAGCAGGAAACTTCTTCAATTCCCCTCCAGCAACTTCATTTTTGTTGGTTACCTCAGGTAATGGGGTTTTACAGGCCTCCATTTTTTGGTACCTGCAAAAAGAATCATTGAAACAAGAAAATATTCAACACCAATGAATTTTAGAGCACGGCATGAAGTTATTCACAATCTCCTCATTGTCCAAGAATgtgaataacaaataaaaagaaccAGAGGAATAGTGTTTGAAATCTTGTGTAACTATTCGTTATCCAAATCTCTTCAACTATACATGATTGCAAGTAACTACCTGAATGAAGTGCATAAAGATAAGCAAGACTTACCACACATCATCAGCATTAGCTAAGTCACATATATTTGAAGACTTTCTTTTGCAGGATTCAGCATTTACTTTCTTTCTCCAAATAGCGATATCACCCTTTTCATACTTCTTTTCCCAACAAAGACTTTCAGCTAACTCCTCAATTTTTGTCTGTTCTGCCTTCAAATCTTCCTTGGTTCGCTTCCATGTTTGGTAGTATGTTTTCCAATTAATTGGGGGGCCAGACAAAATCCAGTATCCACCTGGTCTTAACACTCGATCAACTTCCATTAGATACATGCCCTCTGCATTCAATAATAGGGTGGACGTTCATTAATTTTGGCAAGCAATTGCATTGGCATATAGGACAAAAAGATGTCAAATCTACAGAACTTtgcattattttctttgaaagtTCAGATGTATCATCATCTACATAATAAAAGGAGAATAACAAAGTATTCCTGATCATCGTATTGATTGTCCAATTTAGCACTGACCATTTGAAGTCCATGGAATTAGACATCTAGAACACTGTGCCATATCAAAGGCTCTAGACGGGTATGGAAGACGGATAGAGCCAAGGACACCAATAACAGCAGGTACCCCTCGTTCAAGAGCAAACTGAACCTGTGCTTCATGGTTGTCCTTTGGAGCAAAGGACATAGCCAGCACATTTCTCTTCAGCAAGTAGGCTCCCCAGCTCGCAAcctgtaaaattataaattgatttacaTCTATAAGTTGATTTACAAAGCTTCCTGGCCTCAATCTACATCAGAGGAGCTTTTTCCATCTAATACCTATCCTTaaactataagaaaaaaaaaaaagaaagaaaaagagcatACTATCAGAAggataaattaaacattaaaagttACCCCGCAGCCAGTGTCCAGTGCTGTTCTGACAGACCCATCTGCAATTGGAATAACTGATGCAAGTTCATCAATATATGCATCTGCTCCTTGAGGAAACATAGTCCCTCCACCGGGAAACTTAAAAACATTTCCCTGGAATTGCACCCAATTTTGAACAGCCTTCTCCACTGTGAGGCTCTTGTAAGGAACATTAGCATAGTAGGCATAATCACGGCTTTTAGGCCAGGGAAAAGGAGTTGTGTATCCTTCAGGGGCTGGAATGAGGCAGTGCAGTTTTTCGTTTTCAGCAGGGCAATGCCTCTCCCTATAGATCATGTTTTCTCTTGGGAATGTCATTGCTCGGTCTTGCTCTTGGCAAGGTGTATAATCTCTATACTTTACATCACACGGCTTGAATACTTTAGCTTTTGGCTCAGAAGGTTCAACAATTTCTACATCATTGTGATGGGATTCAAAACTCAAATTGGGTAAAACAGTGCAGTCTGTCATCATCTTGTTAACATTCAAAGCAAGGTAATCTCCCTTCCCAGACCCACTTCTTTGCCATGCTcccaaaagataaaagaaacagCACAGAGCAAGCACAACAAATATTGACAGTGGCCTTCGTCCTCTATGGCCCGATGGATTTGTTTTTGAACCCATTAATCGGCCGTTAGCACCCTCTCAACCCTATGCCATGTATACTGAAATTAGTGGGTGACAAGTTGCAGTATATAATCACAAATCAAGAAAACCAGCAAAATtgaacaaacaattatctaaacatagAATTTATCAGTACTCATTAACAAAAAGGTAGTACTGACTTAGAATTATAAGCCAGTTTTGGGGGCACAATTTCTAGCATGGAAGATCTGTGTTCCCCTCGTAAACTAAAATGATAACTAAATGAAAGGAAACAACTTTAACTATCTTTCAATCAAAGTTTCatcataacttatttttattttattttcacaagtATGCAAGCCGATCTAACATGAGATTGCTAATGAATTTACACAATGATCAAGGAAAACTTTAAAATCAGGAACTATTTGCCACTATTATCCGATCTTAACAAAATCCAGAAAGCCACTTTCAAAAAATCTCCTTTGAACACTCTCCCAACCCCCAATCTCAACCGTTTATCCGGGTTAGCTGATGATCTAATTACATCCAACGAAAGATAAAGCTcacaaaaattgaaacttaTCAGCAAAAACGTGAACAAACTCAAACGATGGACAAATTAAGCTGGAAGGTCGCAAATAATTCCAATTATTTTAGCAACGACAATAAAGATCatcacaacaacaataataataataatgacacAGCCAAATAAATGctatgttttggaaaagaaagagaagaaagcaaCAGGAGCATGAAAGTATCATTCGATAAATGTCCCAGAAAGAAAAGTATTACAAAAAATGAATCTTTAGTTCTCTTTCACCTTGTAGATCCAAATCActcaagagagagagagagcagcGGTGAGTTACCTGATAcagagtgagagaaaaagagagttggTAGTGTAGTCTCGTTGAGTGTATTTCAGTGGAAGAAAGTTGGAAAGTGACTACTAAATGGGAAATGAGAAggggaagagaagaaaaaaaaaatgagttctGACAGTTGGAGTGGTGGGACTACATCAATTTTGGCTATAACCCTTTATTATTGCCGACAGACAACAACACAAACTCATTAGTGCTTGGTTTTTAACTTCCCCTAGTAATTTTTGGACTGTCGTGTTCTCACAGCTTCAAATACATCAAAATCCAGAACTTAACACGGTTTGGCCTGCAATTCTGGCCAAAGCTCACTCAATTTATTGAACTCCAGTGCTCATGAAACTTTACCCAACCAACTCaaaatatcttattaatttatctttcttCCCTACGGATTTAACTTTTCCATAGATCTTAtagaatgaaatattattatgaatgaCAGATTCTTCTCTTTCATTAGTTAACTTGTTTATTTGCTTTTTTAAGTCTCAAAAATTACAAGTGAATTAGGTCTTCATTCAcaaattaaatatctttaaatttaaaagaaatatagttttaatatttgaacagtttgaaaaactaaaagttagttatttttttttaaatagttttgtttaaaattttaaatcatagttttctaatttagagaataaaaacatttttttttaaattgaagagccaaaactaaaattatccaaaaaatttaaaattaaaatatatttaaataattataattatatatttaaaactcaaacttGAAATAAATGGCTAAAGTGAAGAGGTTtgtgataattaaattatgtttgtaGTGGTTATTCATTTACTAATTAACCACCAATTATAatgtacattaaaaaaatatttaaaattatgtcaaatataaaataaaataaatatttcattttacaaaagaatatgtccaaatttaaaatgaaaattttaaccaCATAATGTATGAAGAGATTTGAGTTCTGAACCAAGAATTAATTTTGATCTAATTAATATGTAAAAGTTGATTAAGAAATCTAGTAATTGTCTTTCCATTAGGTCATTTTCCTACCCATTCCTAAATTATTCCAGGTTAAGCACACTTAACCAtagagttcttatgagttaggctatcgaaaaacaaatgcatttgttgatatgagtaacCAAATCAATTCTTTTAAGCTATCATTCAAcagtatagtctcatacctatacaatctttagatctctctcattccggtgtatgttcgattcttccATGTGCCCCTTACACTGCAAGCCAGCGAGGAGCCGCTCTTTGTTTGTGCCTCTCGCActtcgtgcctcttgcaccagcaatcactccccgccctcgtaaGTGCCCTGATGTCACAGTTCCGCTAATACAACGCCTCGTGTCCAACACCTTTCTACCTCCACCAATGGGTTTCTTCCCCTTGTACCAATGGGTTTCTTCCCCTTGTACCAATGGGTTTCTTCCCCTTGTGTACCACTGATGTGTCTCAACCATCATTCTGTTCAGAATCTTGAAGACAAAAAATGACCGTTCTCGACTCCATTGTGTCACCTCTTCCTTGGATAGTTATTATTGACTTTCTTCTTGGGTTTCGGTTTAACTTATACTTCTTGTGATATAGTAGTGCTAAGTATCACCATTTGGGAGTAGTCCAATAGAGAACCTTTGGACCTCCAATCTATCTTTAGCTTTTTGATGCCATATGTCGTCCTTATGCTTTGCAAGTTGTAGCAATTTTGATGCTCCTGTTGGGTGTCATTTATTTACAAGTCTCCAAGGACAGTATGTGGTTAACACCAAGGAATTTCAACACCAAAGTCATGGGTTGAAGGTTGCTCGGAGATCTATTTCTGGCGAGATTCAAAATCTTAGtcaacaatttcaccaaccctttgttAATGTTAAAGATATTATCTTTAGTTTTGATGAATAAAGGAGACTATTATGATCTTTTAATTTCACGGTTTGTCATCGACGCGCCATCATTTCCACCTGAGGGGCAAAATGTTTCCAGCTAGGTTTTTCAGCCACTATAGGCCTCATCACCCTATCAGTCCGTGATGATagtccttgcagttttgtcGCTTTCAGCCACTTCATTCCATTAGTCAAAATGGCAGTCCCTGCAGTTTTGTCACTTTTAGCCACTATAGGCCTCATCGCCTCATCACCTCATCCGTCAGTAATGGCAGTCCCTGCAGTTTTGTCGTTTTCAGCCACTACAAGCCCCacccttacttgatggcaatctagtccctggagtttgtcattgtCCTCCTTTGTCAAAGCCATcctacttgaagtttcatggtgctagtTGAAGTTTCCCAATTGTCCACCATTGTTCATAAACTATTGTAGTTCGTCGATCTGTGATTGAGCATTTGTTtgccgcacactcttgaagacaaattatatattttaaattgagtttatttattccaagcttgaATCATATAATCTATAtgctccaacttgagggggggagggggggggggggcatGTTAGAAcatttaccctatttatcatcattatattgtgtctagggttatcctatttatcatgtactcttgtatcaatttatttttataaatagaagattatgagagggatcaatcaagccttctagaattattttacagtttaattctcaagtgtgattattgattttttcGAGCATGGTAtaattattgttcaattttgtcattttttctaACAACGTCTAAATCGTTAACAGTAGTGTCCACGTCTGCCATTAGTGAATGAAATAACCCATTTTTTCTGACATGGTTGCCCATAGCAATTAGGGTTTTCTGACTTGCGATTTGGCTTCCCATGGTGACGCGAATGTGGATTTCGCGATTAAGGTTTTCTAATTCACGATTTTGGACTTTGTGTTTGCAGGTGGTGATTGATGTGAGGGTTTTATGGTTGTGCGAATCTGTGGTGGTTTAACTATAACATCTCAAAATATAGTATTCAACTATATAAGAATTATCACGTAATTaataaaacaagacaaaacatgaaatataaagttatttacAGTCAtctaatataaacataaaagcTAACTTTATATACAATACTACTAAGCAAAACTATATACATTTCTAAAGTCTGAGAGAAATGATGCATCTGTTGATCCTCCCTCCAAGGCTTGATCCACAGACATATCATCACTCTTTGCTCACATTCACCGGATGATCATAGCCAATACCAAAGCACAAGAACATACAagaaaatcacaaacaaaagggtaagctaaaaataaaacaattcataatacATATAAACATGTTAAACATTTTACACATGATACATATATCACACCAAACAATCAAACACCTTATGTATGACAAGACTTAAACTCGACTATCTGGATTAGTATGATATCGAGCTATGGCAGTTTGTGCACCTGTCTTAGTGAAACAGCTGGCCCACCCCcagctaccacacaaggttagtccatcATCACTCGCCTTAGGCTAAGGTAAAGCCcttagactaggacctcctgttaTTCGCACGACATGCCTTacccctctctacttgagaatatGTGATCATTACAATGCCAGGATGAACTCTAAAACTGAACTTcccatattcatacttacaaTAATTGAAATCACTATCATGAAGTTCCTCCTTGGAACTCATTTCCATACCTTTTCCATTAATAAAACAAGCAAACATACCACTTCATATATCACCACAAAactcataataaattatcacaCATGTCTCAAAGAAACCAACACAGTACATTAGAAACACAAGACAAACCAAAAGATGAAAACCCAAAATTAGTGCAGAGGCGCTCAGTCCCTCCTAAAAGGGCGCTCAGACGTCGGATCCTTGGACAGGGGCACTTAGGAGGCGCTCGAGCGAATTCCTCTCGCAAAAAGGGTGCCTAAGAGGGTGTTTGGGGTGCCTGAGCGTGACATCAGACTTCAAATACCTCTAATTATGACTTTGGATACCTTATACACAAGTTTAACTAACTCCTAAGGCCTCCTAGGCATTGAGAAAACTTTTAGTTCACACTTCTAACTAAAAATGGCTACCTTAAACCCAATTGCTACCTTAAAATAGGCCAAACTCACTTATATACTTTGAAAGACTCAATTTCTACAACCAATAGCTTGAACAAGTGCTAGTGGACTTAATAACAGATTTCCA
This genomic stretch from Vigna radiata var. radiata cultivar VC1973A chromosome 7, Vradiata_ver6, whole genome shotgun sequence harbors:
- the LOC106768649 gene encoding probable methyltransferase PMT14 → MGSKTNPSGHRGRRPLSIFVVLALCCFFYLLGAWQRSGSGKGDYLALNVNKMMTDCTVLPNLSFESHHNDVEIVEPSEPKAKVFKPCDVKYRDYTPCQEQDRAMTFPRENMIYRERHCPAENEKLHCLIPAPEGYTTPFPWPKSRDYAYYANVPYKSLTVEKAVQNWVQFQGNVFKFPGGGTMFPQGADAYIDELASVIPIADGSVRTALDTGCGVASWGAYLLKRNVLAMSFAPKDNHEAQVQFALERGVPAVIGVLGSIRLPYPSRAFDMAQCSRCLIPWTSNEGMYLMEVDRVLRPGGYWILSGPPINWKTYYQTWKRTKEDLKAEQTKIEELAESLCWEKKYEKGDIAIWRKKVNAESCKRKSSNICDLANADDVWYQKMEACKTPLPEVTNKNEVAGGELKKFPARLFAVPPRIAQGNVPGVTAKSYQEDNKLWKKHVNAYKRMNQLIGTTRYRNVMDMNAGLGGFAAALDSQKSWVMNVVPTIADNTLGVVYERGLIGIYHDWCEGFSTYPRTYDLIHANGLFSLYRGKCNLEDILLEMDRILRPEGAIIIRDEVDVLNKVKKIVGGMRWNAKMVDHEDGPLVPEKILVAVKEYWVATTKQNSSNEE